The nucleotide sequence TATCCAATTCCTTCTTTCCATGAGAAGTTTCTTTCTGTCAAATGACAATAATGCCGATAAAAAAACACTGCCGAAGCAGTGCAGGTCGATCTTTTTCAGTTAGGCACTTTCCTTTTCGTAGGAATAGTCCAATTCCTTTAATTCATCGTTTACGGTAACGTGCAAATCGTGTCCATCAAAATACCAGACATCGGTTTGTTCCACATAATAAGTGACGCCGTCGTGTTCAAGTACCACTGTGGCTTCTGATGGGACATCTTTTGTCACGCCGAGCGAGAAGCCGGGCTGAAGTTTGCTCGAACCGCCATAGCGGACGTAAAACCGGACCGCTTCTCCTGCTTCGACTTCCATTTCTTCATGAAACCACTTGAACGCATCTTCACTGATGTCGATTTTCACTCCATGCACGCCCTTTCGTAGACATTACCATTTGATTTTCGGTTCGGTTCCTGCCTTGATTCTGCCAATATTCGCCCGGTGACGGTAAATGATGAATGTTGCCAAAACAATGATGACTGCCAGGAACAAGTAGTCGCCTGTATTGATTGCATAAATGGTGGTGTAGATGACGGCTACAACCGCCAAAATGATGGAGGACAGCGAAACCATCTTGGTGATTTTCAAGGTGATCAATAGGACCGCCACCGCTACCAGGAAAAGCGGCCATTGGTACCCCAGCAGGATGCCGCCGGAAGTCGCTACGGCTTTGCCGCCTTTGAATTTCGCGAAAACCGGGAACATGTGGCCAACGACAGCAATCACCCCGAAGATCAGCGGGTGGATATTGGTGTCGATATAAAGCGGGATCAAGGTGGCTGCTGTCCCTTTTAAAATATCCAGTACGGTCACGACGATCCCCGCTTTGGCGCCTAAGGTCCGGAACGTGTTGGT is from Planococcus liqunii and encodes:
- a CDS encoding HesB/YadR/YfhF family protein, which translates into the protein MKIDISEDAFKWFHEEMEVEAGEAVRFYVRYGGSSKLQPGFSLGVTKDVPSEATVVLEHDGVTYYVEQTDVWYFDGHDLHVTVNDELKELDYSYEKESA
- the plsY gene encoding glycerol-3-phosphate 1-O-acyltransferase PlsY translates to MDILLPVLLAYLLGSIPSALWIGKIFYNTDIRTKGSGNLGATNTFRTLGAKAGIVVTVLDILKGTAATLIPLYIDTNIHPLIFGVIAVVGHMFPVFAKFKGGKAVATSGGILLGYQWPLFLVAVAVLLITLKITKMVSLSSIILAVVAVIYTTIYAINTGDYLFLAVIIVLATFIIYRHRANIGRIKAGTEPKIKW